A stretch of the Drosophila sulfurigaster albostrigata strain 15112-1811.04 chromosome 2L, ASM2355843v2, whole genome shotgun sequence genome encodes the following:
- the LOC133835111 gene encoding uncharacterized protein LOC133835111 isoform X1: MMMSSMLYLSSLLLLSMWSNVLATTDNQLTHPALNKTDATLRRPSNQLTVDQQEDDDYYSDNEPSDSIDSDYAAPKYSNPIWITPTPSPPTSPPSTTPTTPMRTSSSTAMPMAMASSLKRVPRHPQYLWHANRVDDDAAFDEAGYQSDQAVGTLTAQKQQEVGTAEGVQLSRRLYASNLRGMAFAHLQRINNEARCRWPQPRVIHINSETSKHYSPRATILHRCDEGTGCCEEDFMVCSVKTKATVELPFFVKAVGSPRASPQMLSLTNHTECECVSLSAVQQTQRRKRSSQCLCPKHFSNFSNALNWHHGTSCRCDCHLNDATCQRLKNGDEGFSMSERRCILYNDCSPPICNYGLYNSHSGRCPRPQQRHL, translated from the exons ATGATGATGTCCAGCATGTTGTATCTTTCGTCACTCTTGTTGCTGTCCATGTGGAGTAATGTGCTGGCCACAACTGACAATCAGTTAACACATCCAGCACTCAATAAAACTGACGCGACCCTGAGGCGTCCATCTAATCAACTGACTGTGGATCAGCAGGAAGACGATGATTATTATAGCGACAATGAGCCAAGCGATTCCATTGATAGTGATTATGCGGCGCCTAAATATAGCAACCCGATCTGGATCACTCCGACGCCGTCACCTCCAACATCACCTCCATCCACAACTCCAACGACTCCAATGCGAACATCATCTTCAACggcaatgccaatggcaatggcttCTTCATTGAAGCGCGTGCCACGGCATCCTCAGTATTTGTGGCACGCTAATCGCGTGGATGACGACGCCGCCTTTGATGAG GCGGGCTATCAATCGGATCAGGCGGTCGGCACTTTGACCGCCCAGAAGCAACAGGAAGTGGGCACCGCCGAGGGTGTGCAGCTGAGTCGTCGTCTCTACGCCAGTAATCTGA GAGGCATGGCATTTGCGCATCTCCAGCGTATTAACAACGAGGCACGTTGCAGGTGGCCGCAACCACGTGTCATCCACATCAACAGCGAGACATCGAAACATTATTCACCGCGTGCAACAATTCTGCATCGTTGCGACGAAGGCACCGGCTGCTGTGAAGAAGACTTTATGGTCTGCAGTGTGAAGACGAAAGCAACCGTGGAGCTGCCCTTCTTTGTGAAAGCTGTGGGAAGTCCCCGGGCCTCGCCCCAGATGCTCTCGCTGACCAATCACACCGAATGCGAGTGCGTCAGTTTGTCGGCCGTGCAGCAGACGCAGCGTCGCAAACGCAGCTCGCAGTGCCTGTGCCCCAAGCACTTTAGCAACTTTAGCAATGCCCTGAACTGGCATCACGGCACAAGTTGCCGCTGCGATTGCCACCTCAACGATGCAACGTGTCAGCGCCTGAAGAACGGTGACGAAGGTTTCTCCATGTCCGAGCGCAG ATGCATTTTGTACAACGATTGCAGTCCGCCCATTTGCAACTATGGCCTGTATAATTCACACAGCGGACGCTGTCCGCGGCCacagcagcgccatctatga
- the LOC133835111 gene encoding uncharacterized protein LOC133835111 isoform X2, translated as MMMSSMLYLSSLLLLSMWSNVLATTDNQLTHPALNKTDATLRRPSNQLTVDQQEDDDYYSDNEPSDSIDSDYAAPKYSNPIWITPTPSPPTSPPSTTPTTPMRTSSSTAMPMAMASSLKRVPRHPQYLWHANRVDDDAAFDEAGYQSDQAVGTLTAQKQQEVGTAEGVQLSRRLYASNLSMAFAHLQRINNEARCRWPQPRVIHINSETSKHYSPRATILHRCDEGTGCCEEDFMVCSVKTKATVELPFFVKAVGSPRASPQMLSLTNHTECECVSLSAVQQTQRRKRSSQCLCPKHFSNFSNALNWHHGTSCRCDCHLNDATCQRLKNGDEGFSMSERRCILYNDCSPPICNYGLYNSHSGRCPRPQQRHL; from the exons ATGATGATGTCCAGCATGTTGTATCTTTCGTCACTCTTGTTGCTGTCCATGTGGAGTAATGTGCTGGCCACAACTGACAATCAGTTAACACATCCAGCACTCAATAAAACTGACGCGACCCTGAGGCGTCCATCTAATCAACTGACTGTGGATCAGCAGGAAGACGATGATTATTATAGCGACAATGAGCCAAGCGATTCCATTGATAGTGATTATGCGGCGCCTAAATATAGCAACCCGATCTGGATCACTCCGACGCCGTCACCTCCAACATCACCTCCATCCACAACTCCAACGACTCCAATGCGAACATCATCTTCAACggcaatgccaatggcaatggcttCTTCATTGAAGCGCGTGCCACGGCATCCTCAGTATTTGTGGCACGCTAATCGCGTGGATGACGACGCCGCCTTTGATGAG GCGGGCTATCAATCGGATCAGGCGGTCGGCACTTTGACCGCCCAGAAGCAACAGGAAGTGGGCACCGCCGAGGGTGTGCAGCTGAGTCGTCGTCTCTACGCCAGTAATCTGA GCATGGCATTTGCGCATCTCCAGCGTATTAACAACGAGGCACGTTGCAGGTGGCCGCAACCACGTGTCATCCACATCAACAGCGAGACATCGAAACATTATTCACCGCGTGCAACAATTCTGCATCGTTGCGACGAAGGCACCGGCTGCTGTGAAGAAGACTTTATGGTCTGCAGTGTGAAGACGAAAGCAACCGTGGAGCTGCCCTTCTTTGTGAAAGCTGTGGGAAGTCCCCGGGCCTCGCCCCAGATGCTCTCGCTGACCAATCACACCGAATGCGAGTGCGTCAGTTTGTCGGCCGTGCAGCAGACGCAGCGTCGCAAACGCAGCTCGCAGTGCCTGTGCCCCAAGCACTTTAGCAACTTTAGCAATGCCCTGAACTGGCATCACGGCACAAGTTGCCGCTGCGATTGCCACCTCAACGATGCAACGTGTCAGCGCCTGAAGAACGGTGACGAAGGTTTCTCCATGTCCGAGCGCAG ATGCATTTTGTACAACGATTGCAGTCCGCCCATTTGCAACTATGGCCTGTATAATTCACACAGCGGACGCTGTCCGCGGCCacagcagcgccatctatga
- the LOC133835111 gene encoding uncharacterized protein LOC133835111 isoform X4 has translation MAFAHLQRINNEARCRWPQPRVIHINSETSKHYSPRATILHRCDEGTGCCEEDFMVCSVKTKATVELPFFVKAVGSPRASPQMLSLTNHTECECVSLSAVQQTQRRKRSSQCLCPKHFSNFSNALNWHHGTSCRCDCHLNDATCQRLKNGDEGFSMSERRCILYNDCSPPICNYGLYNSHSGRCPRPQQRHL, from the exons ATGGCATTTGCGCATCTCCAGCGTATTAACAACGAGGCACGTTGCAGGTGGCCGCAACCACGTGTCATCCACATCAACAGCGAGACATCGAAACATTATTCACCGCGTGCAACAATTCTGCATCGTTGCGACGAAGGCACCGGCTGCTGTGAAGAAGACTTTATGGTCTGCAGTGTGAAGACGAAAGCAACCGTGGAGCTGCCCTTCTTTGTGAAAGCTGTGGGAAGTCCCCGGGCCTCGCCCCAGATGCTCTCGCTGACCAATCACACCGAATGCGAGTGCGTCAGTTTGTCGGCCGTGCAGCAGACGCAGCGTCGCAAACGCAGCTCGCAGTGCCTGTGCCCCAAGCACTTTAGCAACTTTAGCAATGCCCTGAACTGGCATCACGGCACAAGTTGCCGCTGCGATTGCCACCTCAACGATGCAACGTGTCAGCGCCTGAAGAACGGTGACGAAGGTTTCTCCATGTCCGAGCGCAG ATGCATTTTGTACAACGATTGCAGTCCGCCCATTTGCAACTATGGCCTGTATAATTCACACAGCGGACGCTGTCCGCGGCCacagcagcgccatctatga
- the LOC133835111 gene encoding uncharacterized protein LOC133835111 isoform X3, with the protein MMMSSMLYLSSLLLLSMWSNVLATTDNQLTHPALNKTDATLRRPSNQLTVDQQEDDDYYSDNEPSDSIDSDYAAPKYSNPIWITPTPSPPTSPPSTTPTTPMRTSSSTAMPMAMASSLKRVPRHPQYLWHANRVDDDAAFDEPCSKAWRVGGSNCYDCVQSEHAQRARSPRSINSLALRMRMQILWSTRLQIYGLNMSSSLT; encoded by the exons ATGATGATGTCCAGCATGTTGTATCTTTCGTCACTCTTGTTGCTGTCCATGTGGAGTAATGTGCTGGCCACAACTGACAATCAGTTAACACATCCAGCACTCAATAAAACTGACGCGACCCTGAGGCGTCCATCTAATCAACTGACTGTGGATCAGCAGGAAGACGATGATTATTATAGCGACAATGAGCCAAGCGATTCCATTGATAGTGATTATGCGGCGCCTAAATATAGCAACCCGATCTGGATCACTCCGACGCCGTCACCTCCAACATCACCTCCATCCACAACTCCAACGACTCCAATGCGAACATCATCTTCAACggcaatgccaatggcaatggcttCTTCATTGAAGCGCGTGCCACGGCATCCTCAGTATTTGTGGCACGCTAATCGCGTGGATGACGACGCCGCCTTTGATGAG cCGTGCAGCAAAGCGTGGCGCGTGGGTGGCTCGAATTGTTATGATTGCGTTCAAAGTGAACATGCGCAGCGAGCTCGCTCGCCTCGCTCAATAAATTCTCTAGCtttgcgaatgcgaatgcaaattttatggTCTACAAGACTGCAGATTTATGGTCTAAATATGTCAAGTTCCCtcacataa